The DNA segment TCCTTGGTGTGAGAGCTCACTGTATTCcctattatgcagcctttacttactgtTCTATGAGAAGGGGGCACATTCTAGTTTTGATTCTgattttattacatctttctggcaaaacaactaaaaccatttcTAACgctttctaaaattatttgaatcaaatcaggaattctataaaatcagtAATTCATCTAAacattaattcataaaaattcaTCTtaatgttgatctgcaggaaatttgctcAATAGAGTGGGCTAATGCCCAGGAATCCCTAGGCTATATACTAGGGACAGGAAAGGCGTATCAGCTGCaggaagcaatcctgagatgaggTCTCTTAGGACCTcgcctctcagagctcacccatcttAAGCCATGCAAAAAATGGTGGGCCACCTCCAGGAAAGTCACCTGCTACCCTTAGTCCTTCCTAGCTGGCTTTTGACAGGCCCCAGAGATAGAACTCAGTTGTCAAGTTTAGTAAAGGGCCTCTACTGGATGAGCCTTCTCACTGACCCAAGGACACACTTCTGAGGGCCAGAGCCATCTGAGCCTGTGATTTTGTGCAGGTAAGTGGCTGTCTGGGTCCCTAATTGTCAACTTAGCCTGTGGGAAGGCAGCCAACCTCTGGGGCTtgatgtggggtggggtgagttCACAGGCATGGGGGGACAGGAGGAAACAATAAACCCCAACCTTACCCACAGGCAATGGTTTGTTGCATCGTTAATGATATGACTTCTGTATGACTTTGGACCTCTCTGATGCTATGTAAATTGGGGTGTGGCAGTTCACCAGTTGCTACAAAGATGCTTGGCAGAGGTGCAATAAATGGGTATGGTTGCCTTAATACTGTAGAAGATGAGTGAAGGATGTTGAAACCACCCCCTACCTTTATCAAGCTCTGCCCCTCCTTCACAGCTTCCTTATTGGAGAGGATGGTCATGTCTATGAAGGCCGAGGCTGGAACATCAAGGGTGACCACACAGGGCCCATCTGGAATCCCATGTCTATTGGCATCACCTTCATGGGCAACTTCATGGGTAAGTACTCAATGTCCTGGActgggggtggtgtggggagtggggagtaaAGGGTGTACAGGCTCTGCCACCTATATGCTCGTGATCTCTCTCGTAAGAGAGTTCAAGTCCTGTACCTCATTTTTATCTTTGGATAATGGGGTCATTTAGACCATATGCTGGGAGTAGATGAATTGGGGGTGAGGGGAGCCAAGCACAGAAGCAAACAGGaataataccaacactcctcaggTAGGAACAAAAGGACTGTGAgtttaagaccctgtctcaataaaataaaacatggtcGTACCTGTAGCTCAGTTCATAGCAttacctgcctagcatgcacaaggccctgggctcaaatCACATGGTGCAAACCTTGATCTCAGGCCCTGGCAGCTGATAACGGGATCAATTCCAGGGGATCCCTTTGGGCTACacaagagttccaggccagcctgggctagagaccctgtctcaatcagTTAATTCCTTAGGCACCTAAGACGTGTTTCATAGGTGACAGCTAACTGTGTGGACAAGACCCAGTGCCCTGAGAGCAGAGGAGGGCCAGGGCCAAGTGACAATCATAACAGGCAATGCTTGCTAAGGGTCCCACTGTGCTATTGACAGTTAACTATTTATCTCCCACAGCCCTATTTATCTCCCAATGCCTGATTTTCTCCTCATGGATGAGGAAACTGACACAGAGGGCAGTTTACCCATATCTCTCTGCCCTTCAAAAAAGCCCATCTAACTTTCTGTATCTTGTCCCTCCCCTTGCAGACCGGGTACCCTCAAAGCGGGCCCTCCGTGCTGCCCTAAACCTTCTGGAATGTGGGGTATCTCAGGGCTTCCTGAGATCCAACTATGAGGTCAAAGGACACCGGGATGTGCAAAGCACTCTCTCTCCAGGCGACCAACTCTATGAGGTCATCCAACGCTGGGAACACTACAGAGAGTGAGAGCTTGAGACCCTGGAGGAATCCCCACCCTGACCCCTCCTGCCACCTGCTCCTTCCCAGTGTCACCCAATAAAGACTCGGTACCAACCATGCTCCCTCCGGTGAAGCTCAGCCACGTGACCTTCGTTACCTCTCCACACATCTCAGGCCACTCTTCCTGCTCACACCACGCCATCCTCACTGGTGCAGGAAAACCCAACAGTCCAATGCTGAACTAAGACCCCACAGGGTCTGGCTCAGAATTGACATCACAGCTTAGAACTTGAGGTCTCAGGTGAGAGCCCAGAAATCAATACCAGGCAGGTCCCAATGTCACCCACAGCAGCTCAAAAGAACCAGACAGTGTGGGTGGGCCATGCTGCAAGACTCCACTCCCCTGCCATACAGCCAGGCACATCTAACTCTGTTCTGACTCCTCTGGAGACACAGGGCTCACTGCTGCCCTGGGGCCTCCAGGTCACAGTTAGCACTGTCAACCCCATCCTCACTTCTGCCCACTCCAGGCCTACTCTTGAATCACAGGCTAGGG comes from the Mus pahari chromosome 19, PAHARI_EIJ_v1.1, whole genome shotgun sequence genome and includes:
- the Pglyrp1 gene encoding peptidoglycan recognition protein 1 — its product is MLFACVLLALLGLATSCSFVVPRSEWKALPSECSSRLKGPVRYVVISHTAGSFCNNPDSCEQQARNVQHYHKNELGWCDVAYNFLIGEDGHVYEGRGWNIKGDHTGPIWNPMSIGITFMGNFMDRVPSKRALRAALNLLECGVSQGFLRSNYEVKGHRDVQSTLSPGDQLYEVIQRWEHYRE